A genomic window from Terrisporobacter glycolicus ATCC 14880 = DSM 1288 includes:
- a CDS encoding alpha/beta hydrolase, with the protein MFILVLLIIVLVILICIAYKLYNYALNPNSSKKGIFNSNNKNELRKEDLWINDFNDKKSVYINSFDSLRLHAYEIKENKSNKWAITVHGYTTNAEYMSSIAYKYYTLGYNVIMPDLRGHGKSEGHYIGMGWHDRLDIIKWIEYILNEDENAQILLHGISMGAATVMMVSGEELPKNVKVIIEDCGYTGAKEQLAYKLKNMFKLPSFPLLNICNIITKIKAKYFISEASAIDQIKKSKTPILFIHGDKDKFVPFYMLDELYDGCNAYKDKLIINNAGHAKCEKVDSDMYWEKVIAFISKFIK; encoded by the coding sequence ATGTTTATATTAGTTTTATTAATAATTGTGCTAGTAATATTAATTTGTATTGCTTATAAATTATATAATTATGCCTTAAATCCAAATAGTTCAAAAAAAGGCATATTTAATAGTAATAATAAAAATGAACTTAGAAAAGAAGATCTTTGGATTAATGATTTTAATGATAAAAAAAGTGTTTACATAAATTCATTTGATAGCTTAAGACTTCACGCATATGAAATAAAAGAAAACAAAAGTAATAAATGGGCTATTACAGTTCATGGTTATACTACAAATGCAGAGTATATGAGCAGCATAGCTTATAAGTATTACACTTTAGGATATAATGTGATAATGCCAGATTTAAGAGGCCATGGAAAGAGTGAGGGTCATTATATAGGTATGGGTTGGCATGACAGGTTAGATATTATAAAATGGATAGAATATATTTTAAATGAAGATGAAAACGCTCAAATTTTATTACATGGAATTTCTATGGGTGCAGCAACAGTTATGATGGTTAGTGGGGAAGAGTTGCCTAAAAACGTAAAGGTTATTATTGAAGACTGTGGTTATACAGGTGCTAAAGAACAGCTTGCATATAAGTTAAAAAACATGTTTAAATTGCCATCATTCCCTTTACTAAATATTTGTAATATAATAACAAAAATAAAAGCAAAATATTTTATAAGTGAAGCTTCAGCTATTGATCAAATAAAAAAATCAAAAACACCAATACTTTTTATACATGGAGACAAAGATAAGTTTGTTCCATTTTATATGTTAGATGAATTATACGATGGTTGTAATGCTTATAAAGATAAGTTAATAATAAATAATGCAGGTCATGCAAAATGTGAAAAAGTCGATAGTGACATGTATTGGGAAAAGGTAATTGCTTTTATATCTAAATTTATTAAATAA
- a CDS encoding glycosyltransferase family 2 protein: MFKQAKPTISIILPVHNTSSYLEECLNSIHNQSFKNYELICVDDGSLDNSYEILKKYEKIITNCKVIRQSNQGVASARNEGLRNVSGDYIVFIDSDDFIEYNYLERLYNESCNTNADVVICNFYRYYDNSKLKLPVVCKKSSGVYSSYNILKSLIPDNLIHSYLWNKLWKKELFENINFPSIKYEDISIMCDLFYKAKKVSIISDTLYYYRIRKTSIVRNYSISTQNDYVKAYGFIRLFLKEKNIYDKFKFSFALLSIKVFFVMFFINIFLISEYKSLKITFENFASFYNFISCANSSSYNYSTEQIMNLEVLQSSN, translated from the coding sequence ATGTTCAAGCAAGCTAAACCAACTATCAGTATTATACTACCTGTGCATAATACAAGTTCTTATCTTGAAGAATGTTTAAATTCTATACATAATCAAAGTTTTAAAAACTATGAGCTTATTTGTGTTGATGATGGTTCTTTGGATAATTCTTACGAAATATTAAAAAAATACGAAAAGATAATCACAAACTGCAAGGTAATTCGCCAAAGTAATCAAGGTGTTGCCAGTGCTCGTAATGAAGGATTAAGAAATGTAAGTGGTGACTACATAGTATTTATTGATAGTGATGACTTTATTGAATACAATTACTTAGAAAGGCTTTATAATGAGAGTTGTAATACAAATGCAGATGTAGTAATTTGCAATTTCTATAGATATTATGATAATTCAAAATTAAAATTGCCAGTAGTCTGTAAAAAAAGCTCTGGAGTATACTCTAGCTATAATATTTTGAAATCTTTAATACCAGATAACCTTATACATTCATATTTATGGAATAAACTATGGAAAAAAGAGCTATTTGAAAATATAAACTTTCCAAGCATAAAATATGAAGATATTTCAATAATGTGTGATTTATTTTATAAGGCAAAAAAAGTATCTATAATTTCTGATACTCTATACTACTATAGAATCAGAAAAACGAGTATTGTAAGAAACTATTCTATTAGCACACAAAATGATTACGTTAAAGCGTATGGCTTTATAAGATTATTTTTAAAAGAAAAAAATATATATGATAAGTTTAAATTTTCATTTGCTTTATTATCTATAAAAGTATTCTTTGTAATGTTTTTCATTAATATATTTTTAATTAGCGAATATAAAAGTTTAAAAATAACTTTCGAAAATTTTGCTTCATTTTATAATTTTATTTCTTGTGCTAATTCATCAAGTTATAACTACTCAACTGAGCAAATAATGAATTTAGAAGTGTTACAGTCTTCAAATTAA
- the deoD gene encoding purine-nucleoside phosphorylase has product MSKSPVPTPHIGAQVGDIAETVLLPGDPLRAKFIAENFLEDVTEYNTVRGMYGYTGYYKGKRISVQGSGMGIPSIGIYSFELIHFYGVKNLIRIGSAGAISDKLDLYDIVIGMGACTDSNFASQYNLPGTYAPTASYELLSKAVEVAKEQGKEVHVGNILSSDVFYGDEGLEGLRKWAKMGVMCVEMEAAGLYMNAARAGVNALAILTISDCPLEGKATTSHERQVAFTKMMEIALSLA; this is encoded by the coding sequence ATGAGTAAATCACCAGTTCCAACACCTCATATAGGGGCACAAGTTGGAGATATAGCTGAAACAGTATTATTACCAGGAGATCCACTAAGAGCTAAATTTATAGCTGAAAACTTCTTAGAAGATGTAACAGAGTACAATACTGTAAGAGGAATGTATGGCTATACAGGATACTATAAAGGAAAAAGAATATCAGTTCAGGGGTCAGGAATGGGAATACCATCAATAGGTATATATTCATTCGAATTAATCCATTTTTATGGAGTGAAAAATTTAATAAGAATAGGTTCAGCAGGAGCTATAAGCGATAAGCTAGACCTTTATGACATAGTTATAGGAATGGGAGCTTGTACAGACTCAAACTTTGCCTCACAATATAACTTACCAGGTACATATGCACCTACAGCTAGCTATGAATTACTTTCTAAAGCTGTAGAGGTTGCAAAAGAACAAGGTAAAGAAGTGCACGTAGGGAACATTTTATCTAGTGATGTATTTTACGGAGATGAAGGTTTAGAAGGATTAAGAAAATGGGCTAAAATGGGAGTTATGTGTGTTGAAATGGAAGCTGCAGGACTTTATATGAATGCTGCTAGAGCAGGAGTTAATGCACTTGCTATACTTACTATTTCAGACTGTCCACTTGAAGGTAAGGCTACTACTTCTCATGAAAGACAAGTAGCATTTACTAAAATGATGGAAATAGCATTAAGCTTAGCATAA
- the lexA gene encoding transcriptional repressor LexA, protein MYMDLTNKQAMIFEFIKDQQLSKGYPPSVREICSAVGLKSTSTVHSHLNKLEKLGYIRRDPTKPRAIEILSGNSLGDVTGMNQEIIPIPVVGQITAGEPILAEQNIEEYIPLPSNLIQGKDNFILKVKGESMIGAGILDKDYVIVDRNNHASNSQIVVALINGEYATVKRFFKEDRLVRLQPENEFMDSIILDERNIEIVGIVRGVFRTL, encoded by the coding sequence ATGTATATGGATTTAACAAACAAACAGGCAATGATCTTTGAATTTATAAAAGATCAACAATTATCTAAAGGTTATCCACCTTCAGTAAGAGAAATTTGTTCTGCAGTTGGCTTAAAATCTACATCAACTGTTCATTCACACCTTAATAAATTAGAAAAATTAGGTTATATAAGACGAGACCCTACAAAACCAAGAGCAATTGAAATACTAAGCGGTAATTCTTTAGGCGATGTTACAGGTATGAATCAAGAAATCATTCCTATTCCCGTTGTTGGTCAAATCACAGCTGGAGAACCTATATTAGCTGAACAAAACATAGAAGAATACATTCCCCTACCTTCAAATTTAATACAAGGGAAAGATAACTTTATATTAAAAGTCAAAGGTGAAAGTATGATAGGCGCAGGTATATTAGACAAAGACTATGTAATAGTTGATAGAAACAATCATGCTTCTAACTCACAAATAGTAGTTGCTTTAATAAATGGAGAATATGCTACTGTAAAGAGGTTTTTTAAAGAAGATAGATTAGTTAGGTTACAACCAGAGAATGAATTTATGGATTCAATTATTTTAGATGAAAGAAACATAGAAATTGTAGGTATCGTAAGAGGTGTATTCAGGACATTATAA